From the Pseudarthrobacter sp. MM222 genome, one window contains:
- a CDS encoding SDR family oxidoreductase: MSDPSKQQDQPRDPRSGYYSGSFPEQVQEQPGLTAPMDPAPDHGEESYRGSEALKGKAALITGGDSGIGKAVAIAFAREGADVAISYLPEEEEDAQDTAEWIRKAGRRALLIPGDGRSEDFASKIVADTVAEFGRLDVLVLNAAYQKNRDSFESLPTEEFDRVFRTNLYSLIWTARAAVPQLKAGASIITTASIQAFNPSPELIDYAMTKAAQVAFTKALAQELGPKGIRVNAVAPGPIWTPLIPATEWPDKLPTFGQDTPLQRAGQPAELAPAYVLLASDHGSYISGAVLPVTGGKGL, from the coding sequence ATGAGTGATCCAAGCAAACAGCAGGACCAGCCGCGGGACCCCCGCAGCGGCTACTACTCGGGTTCCTTCCCTGAGCAGGTCCAGGAACAGCCGGGTTTGACCGCGCCCATGGACCCCGCGCCGGATCACGGCGAGGAGAGCTACCGCGGTAGTGAAGCGCTCAAGGGCAAGGCCGCCCTCATCACCGGCGGTGACTCGGGAATCGGCAAGGCCGTCGCCATTGCCTTCGCCAGGGAGGGCGCCGACGTCGCCATCTCCTACCTGCCCGAAGAGGAAGAGGACGCCCAGGACACCGCCGAGTGGATCCGCAAGGCGGGCCGGAGGGCGCTGCTGATCCCCGGCGACGGCAGAAGTGAGGATTTTGCCAGCAAAATAGTGGCGGACACCGTTGCCGAGTTCGGCCGCCTGGATGTCCTGGTCCTGAACGCGGCGTACCAGAAAAACCGCGACAGCTTCGAGTCCCTGCCCACTGAAGAGTTTGACCGCGTTTTCCGGACCAACCTGTACTCGCTGATCTGGACGGCCCGAGCGGCGGTCCCGCAACTGAAGGCCGGGGCCTCGATCATCACCACGGCATCCATTCAGGCATTCAACCCTTCTCCGGAACTTATCGACTACGCGATGACCAAGGCGGCGCAGGTCGCCTTCACCAAGGCCCTGGCGCAGGAACTCGGACCCAAGGGGATCCGCGTGAACGCCGTGGCGCCGGGTCCCATCTGGACGCCCCTGATCCCGGCGACGGAGTGGCCGGACAAGCTCCCGACCTTCGGCCAGGACACCCCGCTGCAACGCGCCGGCCAGCCCGCCGAATTGGCGCCGGCCTACGTGCTGCTCGCCTCCGACCACGGCTCCTACATTTCCGGCGCCGTGCTTCCCGTCACCGGTGGAAAGGGCCTCTGA
- a CDS encoding uracil-xanthine permease family protein: MSMLGTKWKLHGNGRSIRPGEVVKPDERLAWPLTIGVGMQHVVAMFGATFLVPIITGMPPATTLFFSGIGTLLFLVITKGQVPSYLGSSFAFIAPIMASQQQYGVAGALGGVVLAGVGLAIIGAVVQKFGAGWINRLMPPIVTGAIVALIGLNLAPAAKNNFDAAPITALITLATIILVSVVFRGILGRLSILVGVVVGYLVAMIRGEVDYSKMDGAAWIGLPPFQTPEFHLGVVGLFVPVVLVLVAENIGHVKSVSAMTGQNLDGVSGRALMADGAATVLAGVGGGSGTTTYAENIGVMAATKVYSTAAYWVAGIFAVLLSFSPKFGELIATVPPGVLGGAATMLYGMIGVLGVKIWVQNKVNFSNPVNLTTAAVALIVGIADYTWTIGDLKFTGIALGSAAALVIYHGMKAIAKARGTVAEPETEELAAVAAGKAAANAAARRAPKKRR, from the coding sequence ATGAGCATGCTCGGTACCAAATGGAAGCTCCACGGCAACGGCAGGTCCATCCGCCCGGGCGAGGTGGTCAAGCCCGATGAGCGGCTCGCCTGGCCCCTGACCATCGGCGTCGGCATGCAGCACGTCGTTGCCATGTTTGGTGCCACGTTCCTGGTTCCCATCATCACGGGCATGCCGCCGGCCACCACGCTCTTCTTCTCCGGCATCGGCACCTTGCTGTTCCTCGTGATCACGAAGGGACAGGTGCCCAGCTACCTCGGCTCGAGCTTTGCGTTCATCGCCCCGATCATGGCCTCACAGCAGCAGTACGGCGTCGCGGGAGCACTCGGCGGAGTGGTCCTGGCCGGCGTCGGGCTGGCCATCATCGGCGCCGTCGTGCAGAAGTTCGGGGCAGGCTGGATTAACCGCCTGATGCCGCCGATCGTTACCGGTGCCATCGTCGCGCTGATCGGTCTCAACCTGGCGCCCGCGGCGAAGAACAACTTCGATGCCGCCCCGATCACCGCCCTAATCACGCTGGCGACCATCATTCTGGTCAGTGTCGTGTTCCGCGGGATCCTGGGCCGGCTCAGCATCCTGGTTGGCGTCGTGGTGGGCTACCTTGTGGCGATGATCCGCGGCGAGGTGGACTACTCCAAGATGGACGGTGCCGCCTGGATCGGACTGCCGCCATTCCAGACGCCCGAGTTCCACCTCGGCGTCGTCGGCCTGTTCGTGCCGGTGGTACTGGTGCTGGTCGCCGAGAACATCGGCCACGTGAAGTCCGTTTCGGCCATGACCGGCCAGAACCTCGACGGCGTCTCCGGTCGGGCGCTGATGGCCGACGGCGCGGCGACAGTTCTTGCCGGTGTGGGCGGGGGCTCGGGCACGACCACCTACGCGGAGAACATCGGCGTCATGGCGGCGACGAAGGTCTACTCGACTGCGGCCTACTGGGTGGCCGGCATCTTCGCCGTGCTGCTGAGCTTCTCACCGAAGTTCGGCGAGCTGATCGCTACCGTCCCGCCGGGCGTGCTGGGCGGTGCGGCCACCATGCTCTACGGCATGATCGGCGTCCTCGGCGTGAAGATCTGGGTCCAGAACAAGGTGAACTTCTCCAACCCGGTGAACCTGACCACCGCCGCAGTCGCGCTCATTGTCGGCATTGCGGATTACACGTGGACCATCGGCGACCTGAAGTTCACCGGCATTGCCCTGGGGTCTGCGGCGGCCCTGGTGATCTACCACGGAATGAAGGCCATCGCGAAGGCCCGTGGCACGGTGGCGGAGCCGGAAACCGAAGAGCTGGCCGCTGTAGCGGCCGGAAAGGCCGCGGCCAACGCCGCCGCCAGGCGCGCACCGAAGAAACGCCGCTAA
- a CDS encoding malonic semialdehyde reductase, protein MTIAHDEAVIDAAAVDAIFAEARTANAFTGKVTDEQARAIYELTKFGPTAFNSQPLRVTYVRSAEARATLVGALSTGNRAKTESAPLVAILSYDTSWQEQWDTFLPGYNAPKAMYDAAPELAAATGNNNAHLQAGYFILAVRSLGFSAGPMTGADFAAVDAAFFPDGSQKSFLVVNIGQPAADAWGAAKPKFAYDEVVRTV, encoded by the coding sequence ATGACGATCGCCCATGACGAAGCAGTAATCGACGCGGCCGCGGTGGACGCTATTTTTGCGGAGGCCCGCACGGCCAACGCCTTCACCGGCAAAGTCACCGATGAACAGGCACGCGCCATCTATGAACTCACCAAGTTCGGGCCGACCGCCTTTAACTCGCAGCCGCTGCGCGTGACCTACGTCCGCTCCGCCGAGGCCCGCGCCACCCTCGTCGGCGCCCTGTCCACCGGGAACCGCGCCAAGACGGAATCGGCGCCGCTCGTGGCGATCCTCAGTTACGACACGTCCTGGCAGGAGCAGTGGGACACCTTCCTTCCCGGCTACAACGCCCCTAAAGCCATGTACGACGCCGCCCCGGAGCTGGCCGCAGCCACCGGCAACAACAACGCACACCTGCAAGCCGGTTACTTCATCCTCGCCGTGCGCTCCCTTGGGTTCTCAGCCGGGCCCATGACCGGTGCGGACTTCGCCGCCGTCGACGCCGCTTTCTTCCCCGACGGCAGCCAGAAGAGCTTCCTGGTGGTGAACATCGGCCAGCCCGCGGCTGACGCGTGGGGTGCTGCGAAGCCGAAATTCGCCTACGACGAGGTCGTCCGCACGGTCTGA
- a CDS encoding GGDEF domain-containing protein, protein MMLDTATLRVALAVVDLTLLLLFYFITFRRTRSAYSGWWCMALLLFLSGNAAYLLDGTIHQIWANPFGNVLLVSGAASIWAGARSLRTTVPQPWLLAVAPAVTAVGSALDQPATNIWAGGPFYLASMSVLIGLACRELFLLDHNYSRVHRTLAVGSGILSVFYLGRLVAFLADGPEGPVFLSVFGSVTTTLFSAVILVVASFTMAELSNEQLNQDLRARATFDGLTGLLNRAAFLELAEHELRRLNRVRTTGSLVLADLDHFKAINDEFGHSAGDTALQAFADACRATVRATDLVGRYGGEEFILLLPGVTPEVASDIAAEISRRLEARKSSTIPRLPTVSYGIAATSHHGRAELPMMVAAADAALYQAKSLGRDRSVLASHLEEKSA, encoded by the coding sequence ATGATGCTAGACACCGCAACCTTGCGGGTCGCTTTGGCGGTGGTCGACTTAACGCTGCTTCTGCTTTTTTACTTCATCACGTTCCGCCGGACCCGTTCCGCCTACAGCGGCTGGTGGTGCATGGCCCTGCTCCTGTTCCTGTCCGGCAATGCTGCGTACCTCCTTGACGGCACCATCCATCAGATCTGGGCCAACCCCTTCGGAAACGTCCTCCTGGTGTCAGGCGCGGCGAGTATCTGGGCCGGGGCCCGTTCGCTGCGGACCACAGTGCCCCAGCCATGGCTTCTCGCGGTGGCCCCCGCCGTCACCGCCGTGGGCTCGGCGCTGGACCAGCCGGCCACCAACATCTGGGCCGGCGGCCCGTTCTATCTGGCATCGATGAGCGTCCTGATCGGCCTTGCCTGCCGGGAGCTCTTTCTGCTCGACCACAACTATTCCCGCGTGCACCGGACCCTCGCCGTCGGGTCCGGCATCCTTTCGGTCTTCTACCTGGGCCGGCTGGTCGCCTTCCTAGCGGATGGACCCGAGGGGCCGGTGTTTCTCTCGGTGTTCGGATCGGTCACGACAACCCTGTTTTCGGCCGTGATTCTGGTGGTCGCGTCCTTCACCATGGCGGAGCTCAGCAACGAGCAGCTGAATCAGGATCTGCGGGCGAGGGCTACATTCGATGGCCTGACCGGTCTGCTGAACCGGGCCGCGTTCCTGGAGCTCGCCGAGCACGAGCTGCGCCGCCTCAACCGGGTCCGCACCACCGGTTCCCTGGTCCTCGCGGACCTGGACCACTTCAAGGCCATCAACGACGAGTTCGGCCATTCGGCCGGCGACACGGCACTCCAGGCTTTCGCGGACGCCTGCAGGGCCACGGTCCGTGCCACAGACCTCGTGGGCCGTTACGGGGGCGAGGAATTCATCCTGCTGCTCCCCGGGGTCACGCCGGAGGTGGCCAGCGACATCGCCGCGGAGATCAGCCGCCGCCTGGAGGCACGGAAGTCCAGCACGATCCCGCGCCTCCCCACGGTCAGCTACGGCATCGCGGCCACCAGCCACCACGGGCGGGCGGAACTACCGATGATGGTGGCCGCGGCCGACGCGGCCCTCTACCAAGCGAAATCGCTTGGCAGGGACCGCTCCGTGCTGGCCAGCCACCTTGAGGAAAAGTCCGCCTGA
- the pgm gene encoding phosphoglucomutase (alpha-D-glucose-1,6-bisphosphate-dependent), which produces MASRAGTVAQPQDLVDLTALLDAYYDVSPDLGDPGQRVAFGTSGHRGSSLKASFNEPHILAITQAIVEYRAGQGITGPLYLAKDTHALSEPAQNSALEVLAANGVNVLIDARHGYTPTPALSHAILSHNNNSPAGAPQADGIVVTPSHNPPGDGGFKYNPPHGGPADSDATGWIANRANELLENGLRGVKRIPIADALSAGTTGKFDFLSSYVDDLPSVLDLNAIREAGVRIGADPMGGASVDYWGEIGERHHLNLTVVNPTVDPQWAFMTLDWDEKIRMDCSSPSAMASLINRMSEGAKFDVATGNDADADRHGIVTPLVDGRGGLMNPNHYLAVAIDYLYRHRTGWNPQSVIGKTLVSSSIIDRVADSLGRKLVEVPVGFKWFVPGLLSGEGAFGGEESAGASFNKLDGSVWTTDKDGILLALLASEITAVTGKSPSQLYKGLTDQFGDPVYARIDAAASREQKAALGKLSPSDVTATELAGETITAKLTEAPGNGASIGGLKVVTDNAWFAARPSGTEDVYKIYAESFKGAEHLKQVQAEAKALVDGVIS; this is translated from the coding sequence ATGGCTAGCCGCGCGGGCACTGTTGCCCAACCCCAAGACCTTGTTGACCTCACTGCGCTTCTGGATGCGTACTACGACGTTTCGCCGGATTTAGGTGACCCCGGACAACGTGTAGCTTTCGGCACCTCCGGGCACCGCGGATCCAGCCTGAAGGCCTCCTTTAATGAGCCGCACATCCTGGCCATCACCCAGGCCATCGTGGAATACCGGGCGGGCCAGGGCATTACCGGTCCCCTGTATCTCGCCAAGGACACCCACGCGCTGAGCGAGCCCGCGCAGAACTCCGCGCTGGAAGTGCTCGCCGCGAACGGGGTCAACGTCCTGATCGACGCCCGCCACGGCTACACGCCCACTCCGGCCCTGAGCCACGCCATCCTCAGCCACAACAACAACTCCCCGGCCGGGGCACCGCAGGCCGACGGCATCGTGGTGACGCCCAGCCACAACCCGCCCGGCGACGGCGGCTTCAAGTACAACCCCCCGCACGGCGGGCCCGCGGACTCCGATGCCACCGGCTGGATCGCCAACCGCGCCAACGAACTGCTGGAGAACGGGTTGCGCGGCGTCAAGCGGATCCCCATCGCCGACGCCCTCAGCGCCGGCACCACGGGCAAGTTCGACTTCCTCAGCAGCTACGTGGACGACCTGCCCTCGGTGCTGGACCTCAACGCGATCCGAGAGGCCGGCGTCCGGATCGGCGCGGACCCGATGGGCGGGGCGTCCGTGGATTACTGGGGCGAGATCGGCGAGCGCCACCACCTGAACCTGACCGTGGTCAACCCGACGGTCGATCCGCAGTGGGCCTTCATGACGCTCGACTGGGACGAGAAGATCCGGATGGATTGCTCGTCGCCGTCGGCGATGGCGTCGCTGATCAACCGGATGTCCGAGGGCGCCAAGTTCGACGTCGCCACCGGTAACGACGCCGACGCCGACCGGCACGGCATCGTGACCCCGCTTGTTGATGGAAGGGGCGGCCTGATGAACCCCAACCACTACCTCGCCGTTGCCATTGACTACCTTTACCGCCACCGTACCGGCTGGAACCCGCAGTCCGTGATCGGCAAGACGCTGGTTTCCTCCTCCATCATCGACCGGGTGGCCGACAGCTTGGGCCGCAAGCTCGTTGAGGTCCCGGTGGGCTTCAAGTGGTTCGTCCCGGGCCTGCTGTCGGGCGAGGGAGCCTTCGGCGGCGAGGAATCGGCGGGCGCGTCCTTTAACAAGTTGGACGGCAGCGTGTGGACCACGGACAAGGACGGCATCCTGCTGGCGCTGCTGGCCTCGGAGATCACCGCCGTGACCGGCAAGTCGCCGTCGCAGCTCTACAAGGGCCTCACCGACCAGTTTGGCGACCCTGTCTACGCGCGGATCGACGCGGCGGCCAGCCGGGAGCAGAAGGCAGCGCTCGGCAAGTTGTCCCCCTCGGATGTCACGGCTACGGAACTGGCCGGGGAGACCATCACCGCGAAGCTCACCGAAGCGCCCGGCAACGGCGCGTCGATCGGCGGCCTCAAGGTGGTCACCGACAACGCCTGGTTCGCGGCGCGGCCCTCCGGCACCGAGGACGTCTACAAGATCTACGCCGAGTCCTTCAAGGGCGCCGAGCACCTCAAGCAGGTCCAGGCCGAGGCCAAGGCTCTCGTCGACGGCGTCATTTCCTAG
- a CDS encoding DUF4190 domain-containing protein, with the protein MTDQPTSGKDDTPHGEQPPLDTPPYGTERTAPASGSSSEPGYGQGQDQWQNQPYSQDSHLHGTRHGQPYGHGSPEFGQPASPYGPAYGQPGQQYAAPGQPGYNAYGQPAYYGVPAEPKALSIASLCCGIAALVGFGFFLLPQIAAVILGHMALTREPAGRGMAIAGLVLGYVGVALTILVIVIFGIVISSARYTGYGI; encoded by the coding sequence ATGACTGACCAGCCGACCTCCGGCAAGGACGACACGCCGCACGGCGAGCAGCCGCCGCTGGACACTCCACCGTACGGAACCGAGCGCACAGCCCCGGCTTCCGGCTCCAGTTCCGAACCGGGCTACGGCCAAGGACAGGACCAGTGGCAGAACCAGCCGTACAGCCAGGACAGCCACCTGCACGGAACAAGGCACGGCCAGCCTTACGGCCACGGATCCCCGGAGTTCGGCCAGCCCGCAAGCCCCTACGGCCCGGCATACGGCCAGCCGGGCCAGCAATATGCGGCGCCCGGCCAGCCCGGCTACAACGCCTACGGGCAGCCGGCGTACTACGGAGTACCGGCCGAGCCCAAAGCACTGAGCATCGCCAGCCTCTGCTGCGGGATCGCCGCGCTCGTGGGCTTCGGGTTCTTCCTCCTGCCCCAGATCGCCGCCGTAATACTGGGGCACATGGCACTCACGAGGGAACCGGCCGGCCGGGGCATGGCAATAGCGGGCCTGGTGCTCGGTTACGTGGGGGTGGCGCTCACGATCCTGGTCATCGTGATCTTCGGGATAGTGATCAGCAGCGCCCGCTACACCGGTTACGGGATCTAA
- a CDS encoding peptide MFS transporter yields MSTTHLPDAPATTPGDTSFFGHPKMLASLFSVEMWERFSFYGMQGILLYYMYFTAAEGGLEIEQGLAAGLVGAYGGGVYLSTILGAWLADRLFGSERVLFGSAVLIMAGHIALALVPGIPGLIAGLVLVGVGSGGLKANATALVGSLYGEKDERRDAGFSIFYMGINAGALIGPLVTGWLQESHGFHWGFGAAAVGMALGLGIYAAGRKKLPEEAHRVPNPLPAAERTRYGLVFAGIAAAIAVLLATGTVNAGNLATSMAYAAIGASVVYFALIFSSKKVDGTERRRVAAFIPLYIASAAFWALFQQQFTFIAVYSEEKLDRNLFGWEMPAAWVQSINPVFIIIFAGVMAALWTRLGRRQPGSALKFSIGLFVMGLAFLAFIPLAGEGKTPLLALVGILFLFTLAELFLSPIGLSVTTKLAPKAFHTQMVALFFLSVSLGTTLAGILSGLYNPEDELPYFIGIGGTAMLLAVGLAAASPAIKKIMGGVR; encoded by the coding sequence ATGAGCACTACTCATTTACCCGATGCCCCCGCCACAACGCCGGGCGATACGTCCTTTTTCGGCCACCCAAAGATGCTGGCCAGCCTCTTCTCCGTAGAAATGTGGGAGCGCTTCTCCTTCTACGGGATGCAGGGAATCCTGCTCTACTACATGTACTTCACGGCGGCCGAAGGCGGCCTCGAGATCGAGCAGGGCCTCGCCGCCGGCCTGGTCGGCGCCTACGGCGGCGGCGTCTACCTCTCCACCATCCTCGGCGCGTGGCTCGCGGACCGGCTCTTTGGGTCCGAGCGTGTGCTGTTCGGCTCGGCCGTCCTGATCATGGCCGGCCACATCGCGCTGGCCCTGGTCCCCGGCATCCCCGGGCTGATCGCGGGCCTGGTGCTGGTGGGGGTGGGTTCCGGCGGCCTCAAAGCCAATGCCACGGCCCTCGTCGGGAGCCTCTACGGCGAAAAGGATGAACGCCGCGACGCCGGCTTCTCCATCTTCTACATGGGCATCAACGCCGGCGCCCTGATCGGCCCGCTGGTGACCGGCTGGCTGCAGGAAAGCCACGGCTTCCACTGGGGCTTCGGCGCCGCGGCTGTCGGCATGGCCCTGGGCCTCGGGATCTACGCTGCGGGCCGCAAGAAGCTCCCCGAGGAAGCGCACCGCGTCCCCAACCCGCTGCCCGCCGCCGAGCGGACGCGCTACGGTCTGGTCTTCGCCGGAATCGCCGCTGCCATTGCCGTCCTGCTCGCCACCGGCACCGTGAACGCCGGGAATCTGGCCACGTCCATGGCCTACGCCGCCATCGGCGCGTCCGTGGTGTATTTCGCCCTGATCTTCAGCAGCAAGAAGGTCGACGGCACCGAGCGCCGCCGCGTCGCCGCGTTCATTCCCCTGTACATCGCATCGGCCGCCTTCTGGGCCCTGTTCCAGCAGCAGTTCACCTTTATCGCCGTGTACTCGGAGGAAAAGCTGGACCGCAACCTGTTCGGCTGGGAGATGCCGGCGGCCTGGGTGCAGTCCATCAATCCGGTCTTCATCATCATCTTCGCCGGCGTGATGGCTGCACTGTGGACCCGGCTGGGACGCCGGCAGCCCGGCTCGGCGCTGAAGTTCTCGATCGGCCTCTTCGTGATGGGACTGGCCTTCCTGGCCTTTATCCCCCTCGCCGGGGAAGGAAAGACCCCACTGCTCGCGCTGGTGGGGATCCTGTTCCTGTTCACCCTCGCCGAGCTTTTCCTCTCCCCGATCGGCCTGTCCGTGACCACCAAGCTGGCCCCGAAAGCCTTCCACACGCAGATGGTGGCGCTGTTCTTCCTTTCGGTCTCGCTCGGCACCACCCTGGCGGGCATCCTGTCCGGGCTGTACAACCCGGAGGACGAGCTGCCGTACTTCATCGGCATCGGCGGCACGGCCATGCTGCTGGCCGTCGGCTTGGCTGCTGCCTCACCCGCAATCAAGAAGATTATGGGCGGCGTGCGCTAA
- a CDS encoding alcohol dehydrogenase catalytic domain-containing protein, with translation MKITGAVLEEIGRPRPFADSKPISISELELNGPGPTEILVRLEAAGICHSDLSVVDGNRVRPVPMLLGHEAAGRVVEVGSEVTDLEPGQRVVMSFLPRCEKCENCAADGRLPCTAGSKSNNDGTLLHGSMHLSRDGEKVHHHLGVSGFATHAVVDRASAVPVGDDIPADVAAVLGCAVLTGGGAVLNAARPEPKDSIMIVGLGGVGMAALITAISQGVSRIIAVDTFEEKLEHARRLGAHEAYTPQQVLEDGIKARYVIECAGNPRAFETAFAATAVGGTTITAGLPSPEARAAISPLTITAEARTIVGSYLGSAVPSRDIPKYAQLWREGKLPVEELISKRIGLADINEAMDQLADGKAVRQVIMFDAG, from the coding sequence ATGAAGATCACTGGTGCAGTACTTGAGGAAATCGGCCGGCCGCGCCCGTTCGCAGATTCCAAGCCGATCAGCATCTCGGAGCTGGAGCTGAATGGCCCCGGACCCACCGAGATCCTGGTCCGGCTTGAAGCCGCCGGCATCTGCCATTCCGACTTGAGCGTTGTCGATGGCAACCGGGTGCGCCCGGTGCCAATGCTGTTGGGCCACGAGGCCGCGGGCCGCGTCGTGGAAGTCGGTTCCGAGGTCACCGATCTCGAACCCGGCCAGCGCGTGGTCATGTCCTTCCTGCCCCGCTGCGAAAAGTGCGAGAACTGCGCCGCGGACGGCCGGCTGCCCTGCACCGCCGGATCGAAAAGCAACAATGACGGGACGCTGCTGCACGGTTCCATGCACCTGAGCCGCGACGGCGAAAAGGTCCACCACCACCTGGGCGTCTCCGGGTTCGCCACCCACGCGGTTGTGGACCGGGCCTCCGCCGTTCCGGTCGGCGACGACATCCCCGCAGACGTCGCCGCCGTCCTGGGCTGCGCCGTGCTCACCGGCGGCGGCGCCGTCCTCAACGCGGCCCGCCCGGAGCCCAAGGACAGCATCATGATCGTGGGCCTAGGCGGCGTCGGCATGGCCGCCCTGATCACGGCCATCTCCCAGGGCGTCTCCCGCATCATTGCCGTGGACACCTTCGAGGAGAAACTCGAGCACGCCCGCCGGCTGGGCGCCCACGAGGCGTACACCCCGCAGCAGGTCCTCGAGGACGGCATCAAGGCCCGGTATGTGATCGAATGCGCCGGCAATCCCCGCGCGTTCGAGACGGCCTTCGCCGCCACCGCCGTCGGCGGAACCACGATCACCGCAGGCCTTCCCTCCCCGGAAGCCCGGGCCGCGATCTCGCCGCTGACCATCACCGCGGAGGCACGGACGATCGTGGGCAGCTACCTCGGCTCGGCCGTGCCGTCCCGGGACATCCCCAAGTACGCCCAGCTGTGGCGAGAGGGGAAGCTGCCGGTCGAGGAACTGATTTCCAAGCGGATCGGCCTGGCCGACATCAACGAGGCCATGGACCAGCTCGCCGACGGCAAGGCCGTCCGCCAGGTCATCATGTTCGACGCCGGGTAG
- a CDS encoding amidase, which yields MAELHDLSAVQLRNALRAGTVSAREAARHFLDRIGTENAHLGAFITVTAEQALKDAAAADQLHARAARDRTDLPLLHGMPVAFKDLTDVAGVVTTHGSAALDHKPALTDAAITSVLKSAGIISLGKTQVPEFGLTAYSENRIAPPSRNPHALSRSSGGSSGGSAAAVAAGLLPFAPGSDGGGSVRIPAAACGLVGLKPGRGLVPAGESSGDPARLVVTGPLARTAADAALMLDALVAAESRHPAAPAPSYLALTGREPRKLSIGVSLDSPWQSIFPFTPDQEALDALAAGVKLLEAAGHETAEAAVRYDNRYPGAFTTAWTAAVGSARISPQREALLTPLTRTFRRRAQQRSAAKLNESLGFLRVFQRDTIAQYSAWDLMLMPALAQTPRPVGWFTGSAHGDGYWPVSEWAGDADGDYRKQCEFAPWSSMVNVCGLPAISIPVHWTGGQRGAGLPMGIQLIGPMGSEALLLQLAAQLGF from the coding sequence TTGGCTGAACTCCACGACCTCTCCGCCGTCCAGCTGCGCAACGCCCTCCGCGCCGGAACCGTCTCAGCCCGGGAAGCAGCCCGGCATTTCCTGGACCGGATCGGGACCGAGAACGCGCACCTCGGCGCGTTCATCACCGTTACGGCGGAGCAGGCCTTGAAGGACGCGGCCGCCGCGGACCAGCTCCATGCCCGCGCGGCGAGGGACAGAACCGACCTGCCGCTATTGCACGGGATGCCCGTGGCGTTCAAGGATCTGACGGACGTGGCCGGTGTGGTCACAACCCACGGCAGTGCCGCCCTGGACCACAAACCAGCCCTGACCGACGCGGCAATCACCTCCGTGTTGAAAAGCGCCGGCATCATCTCCCTGGGCAAGACCCAGGTCCCGGAGTTCGGGCTGACGGCTTACAGCGAAAACCGGATCGCACCGCCGTCGCGCAATCCACACGCGCTGAGCCGCAGTTCGGGCGGGTCCTCGGGCGGCAGCGCCGCGGCAGTGGCCGCCGGGCTGTTGCCCTTCGCCCCGGGGTCCGACGGCGGCGGTTCAGTCCGCATCCCGGCGGCTGCATGTGGGCTGGTGGGGCTCAAGCCCGGCCGCGGGCTGGTCCCCGCCGGGGAGAGCTCCGGGGATCCCGCGCGGCTGGTGGTCACCGGACCGCTAGCACGCACGGCTGCGGACGCGGCGCTGATGCTCGATGCGCTCGTCGCGGCGGAATCCCGCCATCCCGCCGCCCCCGCGCCCAGCTACCTCGCCCTCACCGGCCGGGAACCCCGCAAGCTGAGCATCGGCGTGAGCCTGGACAGCCCCTGGCAGTCAATCTTTCCGTTCACTCCGGACCAAGAGGCCCTGGACGCCCTGGCGGCCGGCGTCAAGTTGCTGGAGGCCGCAGGCCACGAAACCGCAGAGGCCGCGGTCCGCTACGACAACCGGTACCCCGGCGCGTTCACCACCGCATGGACGGCCGCCGTCGGAAGCGCCCGGATCTCACCCCAACGCGAGGCGCTCCTGACACCTCTAACCCGCACCTTCCGGCGCCGGGCCCAGCAGCGAAGCGCGGCCAAGCTCAATGAGTCGCTCGGCTTCCTGCGGGTCTTCCAACGGGACACGATTGCCCAATACTCCGCCTGGGACCTCATGCTGATGCCCGCTCTGGCGCAGACGCCCCGACCGGTGGGCTGGTTCACCGGGTCGGCCCACGGCGACGGCTACTGGCCCGTGTCCGAGTGGGCAGGCGACGCCGACGGCGACTACCGCAAACAGTGCGAGTTCGCGCCGTGGTCCTCGATGGTGAATGTCTGCGGCCTGCCCGCCATCAGCATCCCGGTGCACTGGACGGGCGGACAGAGGGGTGCCGGGCTGCCGATGGGCATCCAACTGATCGGGCCGATGGGGTCCGAGGCGCTGCTGCTGCAGCTCGCGGCGCAGCTGGGGTTCTAG
- a CDS encoding rhodanese-like domain-containing protein — MSDFDTVTVSEIPEGAKILDVREDYEWVAGHADGALHIPLDQLPARLEELDPDQDLYLICRTGGRSFRAAQWLVGQGYSALNVAGGMDQWLETGKPLVSDNGLKPVIL; from the coding sequence ATGAGCGACTTCGACACCGTCACCGTGTCCGAGATCCCCGAGGGGGCCAAAATCCTCGATGTCCGCGAGGACTACGAGTGGGTGGCCGGCCACGCGGACGGAGCCCTGCACATTCCGCTGGACCAGCTCCCGGCCCGGCTCGAGGAACTGGACCCGGACCAGGACCTCTACCTGATCTGCCGCACGGGCGGACGTTCCTTCCGCGCCGCGCAATGGCTCGTGGGCCAGGGGTATTCCGCCCTGAACGTGGCCGGCGGGATGGACCAATGGCTGGAAACCGGCAAGCCGCTGGTGTCCGACAACGGGCTCAAGCCAGTGATTCTGTAA